Genomic DNA from Paenibacillus sp. MBLB1832:
TACCAATAAGAGATTCTACTTCATCTTGAATTTTCTCAAGACCTAAGCCGAGCGCAACGAGTGCTTTAGCAGCAATACCCTCACCTTCACGAATAAGTCCAAGTAAAATGTGCTCTGTTCCAATATTGTTATGTCCTAATCGAACAGCTTCCTCTTGAGCTAAAGAAAGCACCTTCTGCGCACGTTCCGTAAATCTGCCAAACATCATAGCGAACACCTCCAAAAGTAATAATTCTCTGTCCTGCTAAAAGGATGATTCTAATCCATTCTGACCCTGCTTATATCCTGCCAAATTTCTCTCGAATCAGCTCTGCACGACGCATGTCTCGCTCATCGGCATTTAGCTTTTCCCCAGCATACTGTTGGAGAAATCCAGGCTGTGTCATCACAAGAAGCTCGTTCAACACGTTAGGAGATACATTATTGATAATCCCTAGATCGATCCCCAGACGTACATCGGATAAGCGCTGAGCTGCTTCTTTCGAATCGATAATCCCCGCGTAAGAGAGGATGCCGAGGGAGCGATTGACACGATCAATTATCCGCATTTTGGACTCTTGCAATAGCTTATGTCTTGCAGCGCGTTCGTGCTCAATAATCTGCCTGGCCACACTGTAAAGATTATCAATGATCTCTTCTTCGGATTGACCTAGCGTGATTTGGTTGGAGATTTGGAATAGATTACCTAATGCTTCGCTACCTTCCCCGTATAATCCTCTAACCGTCAACCCAACTTGTGTAACCGCGGATAAAATTCGATTAATTTGTTGGCTCAGTACAAGCGCTGGTAAATGCATCATAACAGAAGCCCGGATTCCCGTACCCACATTGGTTGGGCAACTCGTTAAGTATCCTCTTTTTTCATCATAGCCGTAATCCAACTGAGTTTCAAAAATATCATCAATTTGATTGGCCAAGTCCCAAACCTCTTTAATCTGAAAACCTGGACATAAACATTGTATGCGAAGGTGGTCCTCTTCATTGATCATAATACTAATAGACTCATTATCGCTTAAAATAACGGCACCATTCCTGGATTCGTTAGCTAAATTTGGACTAATTAAATGTTTCTCCACCAGCACCATTCGCTCCAGCTCATTAAGCTCATCGAGCGGAATCAGTGAGAAATTGCTGATCGTCTCCAGTTCATCATTCTCAAGCACACCAGATAACTGTTCCAGCACTTCCTGTGATTGTTGGTTGGTTGCGAGCATGGGATAAGGATAGTCTCTGAGGTTGCGCGCTATGCGGATCCGACTACTAATGACGATATCCGATTCCGGCCCCTCACCTTTCATCCATTCGCTTAAAGCATCTCCTGTAAATCGCTGTAATGTCACTGGATTCACACTCCCTTACAAACTTACATCCCCGCGATCTTCTTCTCAATTTCACGAATTTGGTCACGAATTTTAGCAGCTTGCTCGAACTCTTCGCCCTCAATACATGTCATCATATCTTTCTTCAAAAGATCGATCTCACGCTTGCATTGGATGATGCCGCCGCTGCGTTTAGGCACTTTGCCTACATGCACAATATTGCCGTGCACACGCTTGAAAAGCGGATCCAACTTCTCTGAAAAGTTCTGATAACAGGCACCGCAGCCGAATCGACCTAACTTGCTAAATTGTGAATACGTAAGTCCGCAGTTATCACAGCGAATTGCTTGAGACTTGGCCGCTGATAAGGGTTCGAAATCAAGCAATCCCGAAAGTAAATTATGAATCGAAAAGCCATTCGATGTGCCTGGAATCATTTCACCCTTCTCACGGGCGCAATTCTCACAAATGTGGAATTCGTTCTTATCTCCATTCACAATTTTGGTGAAATGAAGCGTCGCTGGTCGTTTCCCGCATTCCTGACAAACCATTCCATCTGCCTCCTTAGTTACTAAGCAAGGATATCAGCATTGCTTTAAGAATCTTGGCTCGAATTTCATCGCGCAATGGTAGCTTAAAGGCCAGTACATCTCTGGATATCGCTGCCCGAATCAGGTTAGCTTCCCTCGTCGAAATATAATGTCCCTCTTGCAATTGATAAATCAGTCCTTCTGAGGTGACTTGATCAATATGGGTGTGAATCGTACGGAAAATATGATCCAAAATCGATCCATGGCTCTTCAGCTCGATCTTCTGGATGCGAATATAGCCCCCACCGCCGCGCTTACTCTCCACCAAATAGCCCTTTTCCAAAGTAAACCTTGTACTAATGACATAATTGATTTGAGATGGTACACATTGAAATTGGTCAGCCAAATCGTTCCGTTGAATCTCGATAGCGCCTTCCGTACTTTGTTGCAGGACATGCTTTAAATACTGTTCAATAATTTCTGATACATTGCGCATCAATTCGGCCTCCCAGATTTCTAGAAGTAAATTGACTTTGACTTTCTTTGACCTTAATCAGATTATAATCATTTCCATTCTTTTTGACAAGTGCTGCTCATTAAAATAATTATCCCAAAGCGCCGGTCCTTTGCGGTTAACCTTATTAGTGTTGACCTTCCCTAGAGATTTATTCGAAGACATCGCAATAAAACGAAATAGGAACCGTCATGAAAACACAAAAAACCTTTCTGAGATTTCTCTCAAAAAGGTTTTAGTAGCTTGGCAACGTTCTACTCTCCCGGAACCCTGCGGTTCAAGTACCATCGACGCTGGAAGGCTTAACGGTCGTGTTCGAGATGGGAACGCGTGGATCCCTTCCGCCATCATCACCAAACAGTCAAAGCGTTTGTTTGCGCCTTGAAAACTAGATACGAAACTTTGTAAAGTATGCTACTTAGGAAAGCTGAGAGACTTTTAGCTTCGCTAAAAGATCCCTATATTAGGTTAAGCCCTCGACCGATTAGTATTCGTCAGCTGCATACGTTACCGCACTTCCACCTCGAACCTATCAACCTCGTCGTCTACAAGGGGTCTTACATACTGGGAAATCTCATCTTGAGGGGGGCTTCGCGCTTAGATGCTTTCAGCGCTTATCCCCTCCGTACATAGCTACCCAGCGATGCCTCTGGCGAGACAACTGGTACACCAGCGGTACGTCCATCCCGGTCCTCTCGTACTAAGGACAGCTCCTCTCAAATTTCCTACGCCCGCGACAGATAGGGACCGAACTGTCTCACGACGTTCTGAACCCAGCTCGCGTACCGCTTTAATGGGCGAACAGCCCAACCCTTGGGACCTACTTCAGCCCCAGGATGCGATGAGCCGACATCGAGGTGCCAAACCTCCCCGTCGATGTGGACTCTTGGGGGAGATAAGCCTGTTATCCCCAGGGTAGCTTTTATCCGTTGAGCGATGGCCCTTCCATTCGGTACCACCGGATCACTAAGTCCGACTTTCGTCCCTGCTCGACTTGTAGGTCTCGCAGTCAAGCTCCCTTATGCCTTTGCACTCTGCGAATGATTTCCAACCATTCTGAGGGAACCTTTAAACGCCTCCGTTACATTTTAGGAGGCGACCGCCCCAGTCAAACTGCCCACCTGACACTGTCCCCATACCGGTTTACGGTACCAGGTTAGAACTCCGATACGATCAGGGTGGTATCCCAACGGCGCCTCCACCCAAGCTGGCGCTCAGGCTTCAAAGGCTCCCACCTATCCTGTACAGATCGTACCAAAGTCCAATATCAAGCTGCAGTAAAGCTCCATGGGGTCTTTCCGTCTTGTCGCGGGTAACCTGCATCTTCACAGGTATTAAAATTTCACCGGATCTCTCGTTGAGACAGCGCCCAAGTCGTTACGCCATTCGTGCGGGTCAGAATTTACCTGACAAGGAATTTCGCTACCTTAGGACCGTTATAGTTACGGCCGCCGTTTACTGGGGCTTCAATTCAAAGCTTCGGGGTTGCCCCCTAACCACTCCTCTTAACCTTCCAGCACCGGGCAGGCGTCAGCCCGTATACTTCGCCTTGCGGCTTCGCACAGACCTGTGTTTTTGCTAAACAGTCGCTTGGGCCTTTTCACTGCGGCCCCCTCGGGCTATTCACCCTACCGAGGCACCCCTTCTCCCGAAGTTACGGGGTCATTTTGCCGAGTTCCTTAACGAGAGTTCTTCCGCGCGCCTTAGAATTCTCTTCTCACCCACCTGTGTCGGTTTGCGGTACGGGCACCTTCGCCTGGCTAGAAGCTTTTCTTGGCAGTGTGAAATCATGACCTTCGGTACTTAAGTTTCCCTCCCCATCACAGCCCAGCCTTACGGTTAGCGGATTTGCCTACTAACCAGCCTCACTGCTTGGACGAGCATCCATCAGCTCGCGTCACTATCCTTCTGCGTCACTCCATTGCTCATAACGGCTACGGTGGTACAGGAATTTCCACCTGTTGTCCATCGACTACGCCTTTCGGCCTCGCCTTAGGTCCCGACTTACCCTGAGCGGACGAGCCTTCCTCAGGAACCCTTAGGTTTTCGGCGGATCAGATTCTCACTGATCTTTTCGTTACTTATACCGGCATTCTCACTTGTGTACGCTCCACCTGTCCTTACGGTCAGAATTCAATGTATACACAACGCTCCCCTACCCATGCACATACGTGCAAGCCATAGCTTCGGTGGCGTGTTTAGCCCCGTTACATTTTCGGCGCAGAGTCACTCGACCAGTGAGCTATTACGCACTCTTTCAATGGTGGCTGCTTCTAAGCCAACATCCTGGTTGTCTGTGCAACTCCACATCCTTTCCCACTTAACACACACTTGGGGACCTTAGCTGATGGTCTGGGCTGTTTCCCTTTTGACAATGGATCTTAGCACTCACTGTCTGACTCCCGGACTTAAGTTTGTGGCATTCAGAGTTTGACTGGACTTGGTAACCCTTGGCGGGCCCCGCACCCAATCAGTGCTTTACCTCCACAACTCACAACATCCGAGGCTAGCCCTAAAGCTATTTCGGGGAGAACCAGCTATCTCCGAGTTCG
This window encodes:
- a CDS encoding protein arginine kinase is translated as MTLQRFTGDALSEWMKGEGPESDIVISSRIRIARNLRDYPYPMLATNQQSQEVLEQLSGVLENDELETISNFSLIPLDELNELERMVLVEKHLISPNLANESRNGAVILSDNESISIMINEEDHLRIQCLCPGFQIKEVWDLANQIDDIFETQLDYGYDEKRGYLTSCPTNVGTGIRASVMMHLPALVLSQQINRILSAVTQVGLTVRGLYGEGSEALGNLFQISNQITLGQSEEEIIDNLYSVARQIIEHERAARHKLLQESKMRIIDRVNRSLGILSYAGIIDSKEAAQRLSDVRLGIDLGIINNVSPNVLNELLVMTQPGFLQQYAGEKLNADERDMRRAELIREKFGRI
- a CDS encoding UvrB/UvrC motif-containing protein; protein product: MVCQECGKRPATLHFTKIVNGDKNEFHICENCAREKGEMIPGTSNGFSIHNLLSGLLDFEPLSAAKSQAIRCDNCGLTYSQFSKLGRFGCGACYQNFSEKLDPLFKRVHGNIVHVGKVPKRSGGIIQCKREIDLLKKDMMTCIEGEEFEQAAKIRDQIREIEKKIAGM
- a CDS encoding CtsR family transcriptional regulator, translating into MRNVSEIIEQYLKHVLQQSTEGAIEIQRNDLADQFQCVPSQINYVISTRFTLEKGYLVESKRGGGGYIRIQKIELKSHGSILDHIFRTIHTHIDQVTSEGLIYQLQEGHYISTREANLIRAAISRDVLAFKLPLRDEIRAKILKAMLISLLSN